From a single Callithrix jacchus isolate 240 chromosome 5, calJac240_pri, whole genome shotgun sequence genomic region:
- the HGS gene encoding hepatocyte growth factor-regulated tyrosine kinase substrate isoform X6 codes for MESVVKNCGQTVHDEVANKQTMEELKDLLKRQVEVSVRNKILYLIQAWAHAFRNEPKYKVVQDTYQIMKVEGHVFPEFKESDAMFAAERAPDWVDAEECHRCRVQFGVMTRKHHCRACGQIFCGKCSSKYSTIPKFGIEKEVRVCEPCYEQLNKKAEGKATSTTELPPEYLTSPLSQQSQLPPKRDETALQEEEELQLALALSQSEAEEKERLRQKSTYTSYPKAEPAPSASSAPPTSSLYSSPVNSSAPLAEDIDPELARYLNRNYWEKKQEEARKSPTPSAPVPLTEPAAQPGEGHAAPTNVVENPLQETDMQPIPPSGGPFSEPQFHNGESEESHEQFLKALQNAVTTFVNRMKSNHMRGRSITNDSAVLSLFQSINGMHPQLLELLNQLDERRLYYEGLQDKLAQIRDARGALSALREEHREKLRRAAEEAERQRQIQLAQKLEIMRQKKQEYLEVQRQLAIQRLQEQEKERQLRLEQQKQTVQMRAQMPAFPLPYAQLQAMPAAGGVLYQPSGPASFPNTFSPAGSVEGSPMHGVYMSQPAPAASPYPSMPGTAADPSMVSAYMYPAGATGAQAAPQAQAGPTASPAYSSYQPTPTVGYQAPQSLPAISQPPQSSTMGYMGSQSVSMGYQPYNMQNLMTTLPSQDTSLPPQQPYIAGQQPIYPQMAPSGGPPQQQPPVAPQPLAQGPPAQGSEAQLISFD; via the exons ATGGAGTCTGTGGTGAAGAACTGCGGCCAGACCGTTCATGATGAGGTGGCCAACAAGCAGACCATGGAGGAGCTGAAGGATCTGCTGAAG AGACAAGTGGAGGTGAGCGTCCGTAACAAGATCTTGTACCTGATCCAGGCGTGGGCTCATGCCTTCCGCAATGAGCCCAAGTACAAGGTGGTCCAGGACACCTACCAGATCATGAAGGTGGAGG GACACGTCTTTCCAGAATTCAAAGAGAGCGATGCCATGTTTGCTGCCGAGAGA GCCCCGGACTGGGTGGACGCTGAGGAATGTCACCGGTGCAGGGTGCAGTTTGGGGTGATGACCCGAAAG CACCATTGCCGAGCATGTGGGCAGATCTTCTGTGGGAAGTGTTCCTCCAAGTACTCCACCATCCCCAAGTTCGGCATCGAGAAGGAGGTGCGCGTTTGCGAGCCCTGCTATGAGCAGCTGAACAA GAAAGCAGAAGGAAAGGCCACCTCAACCACCGAGCTGCCCCCCGAGTACCTGACCAGCCCCCTGTCTcagcagtcccag CTGCCGCCCAAGAGGGATGAGACGGccctgcaggaggaggaggagctgcagCTGGCCCTGGCGCTGTCCCAGTCGGAGGCggaggagaaggagaggctg AGACAGAAGTCCACATACACTTCCTACCCCAAGGCGGAGCCTGCACCCTCGGCGTCCTCCGCGCCCCCCACGAGCAGCCTGTACTCTTCACCTGTG AACTCATCAGCTCCTCTGGCTGAGGATATCGACCCTGAG CTTGCACGGTACCTCAACCGGAACTATTGGGAGAAGAAGCAGGAGGAGGCTCGCAAGAGCCCCACGCCGTCTGCACCTGTGCCCCTCACGGAGCCGGCCGCCCAGCCCGGGGAGGGACATGCAGCCCCCACCAATGTAGTGGAG aACCCCCTCCAGGAGACAGACATGCAGCCCATTCCTCCCTCTGGTGGCCCCTTTAGTGAG CCACAGTTCCACAACGGCGAGTCCGAGGAGAGCCATGAGCAGTTCCTGAAGGCGCTGCAGAATGCCGTCACCACCTTCGTGAACCGCATGAAGAGCAACCACATGCGCGGGCGCAGCATCACCAACGACTCGGCCGTGCTGTCACTCTTCCAGTCCATCAACGGCATGCACCCACAGCTGTTGGAGCTGCTCAACCAGCTGGACGAGCGCAGGC TGTACTATGAGGGGCTGCAAGACAAGCTGGCCCAGATCCGCGATGCCCGGGGGGCGCTGAGTGCCCTGCGTGAAGAGCACCGGGAGAAGCTTCGACGGGCAGCCGAGGAGGCAGAGCGCCAGCGTCAGATCCAGCTGGCCCAGAAGCTGGAGATCATGCGTCAGAAaaagcag GAATACCTGGAGGTGCAGAGGCAGCTGGCCATCCAGCGCCTGCAGGAGCAGGAGAAGGAGCGGCAGCTGCGGCTGGAGCAGCAGAAGCAGACAGTCCAGATGCGTGCGCAGATGCCTGCCTTCCCCCTGCCCTACGCCCAG CTCCAGGCCATGCCTGCAGCTGGAGGCGTGCTCTATCAGCCCTCGGGACCTGCCAGCTTCCCCAACACCTTCAGCCCCGCAGGCTCAGTGGAGGGTTCCCCCATGCATGGCGTGTACATGAGCCAGCCAGCCCCTGCTGCCAGCCCCTACCCCAGCATGCCCGGCACTGCAGCAG ATCCCAGCATGGTGAGCGCCTACATGTACCCAGCAGGGGCCACTGGGGCGCAGGCGGCCCCCCAGGCCCAAGCTGGGCCTACCGCCAGCCCTGCCTACTCATCCTATCAGCCCACTCCTACAGTGGGCTACCAG GCCCCGCAGAGCCTCCCGGCCATCTCTCAGCCTCCGCAGTCCAGCACTATGGGCTACATGGGGAGCCAGTCAGTCTCCATGGGCTACCAGCCTTACAACATGCAG AATCTCATGACCACCCTCCCGAGCCAGGACACATCCCTGCCACCCCAGCAGCCCTACATTGCAGGGCAGCAGCCCATATACCCACAG ATGGCGCCCTCCGGCGGTCCCCCCCAGCAGCAGCCCCCCGTGGCCCCGCAGCCACTGGCACAGGGGCCTCCAGCACAGGGCAGTGAGGCCCAGCTCATCTCATTCGACTGA
- the HGS gene encoding hepatocyte growth factor-regulated tyrosine kinase substrate isoform X8, whose translation MESVVKNCGQTVHDEVANKQTMEELKDLLKRQVEVSVRNKILYLIQAWAHAFRNEPKYKVVQDTYQIMKVEGHVFPEFKESDAMFAAERAPDWVDAEECHRCRVQFGVMTRKHHCRACGQIFCGKCSSKYSTIPKFGIEKEVRVCEPCYEQLNKTPLTFHTHPQLPPKRDETALQEEEELQLALALSQSEAEEKERLRQKSTYTSYPKAEPAPSASSAPPTSSLYSSPVNSSAPLAEDIDPELARYLNRNYWEKKQEEARKSPTPSAPVPLTEPAAQPGEGHAAPTNVVENPLQETDMQPIPPSGGPFSEPQFHNGESEESHEQFLKALQNAVTTFVNRMKSNHMRGRSITNDSAVLSLFQSINGMHPQLLELLNQLDERRLYYEGLQDKLAQIRDARGALSALREEHREKLRRAAEEAERQRQIQLAQKLEIMRQKKQEYLEVQRQLAIQRLQEQEKERQLRLEQQKQTVQMRAQMPAFPLPYAQLQAMPAAGGVLYQPSGPASFPNTFSPAGSVEGSPMHGVYMSQPAPAASPYPSMPGTAADPSMVSAYMYPAGATGAQAAPQAQAGPTASPAYSSYQPTPTVGYQAPQSLPAISQPPQSSTMGYMGSQSVSMGYQPYNMQNLMTTLPSQDTSLPPQQPYIAGQQPIYPQMAPSGGPPQQQPPVAPQPLAQGPPAQGSEAQLISFD comes from the exons ATGGAGTCTGTGGTGAAGAACTGCGGCCAGACCGTTCATGATGAGGTGGCCAACAAGCAGACCATGGAGGAGCTGAAGGATCTGCTGAAG AGACAAGTGGAGGTGAGCGTCCGTAACAAGATCTTGTACCTGATCCAGGCGTGGGCTCATGCCTTCCGCAATGAGCCCAAGTACAAGGTGGTCCAGGACACCTACCAGATCATGAAGGTGGAGG GACACGTCTTTCCAGAATTCAAAGAGAGCGATGCCATGTTTGCTGCCGAGAGA GCCCCGGACTGGGTGGACGCTGAGGAATGTCACCGGTGCAGGGTGCAGTTTGGGGTGATGACCCGAAAG CACCATTGCCGAGCATGTGGGCAGATCTTCTGTGGGAAGTGTTCCTCCAAGTACTCCACCATCCCCAAGTTCGGCATCGAGAAGGAGGTGCGCGTTTGCGAGCCCTGCTATGAGCAGCTGAACAA GACCCCCCTCACCTTTCACACTCATCCTCAGCTGCCGCCCAAGAGGGATGAGACGGccctgcaggaggaggaggagctgcagCTGGCCCTGGCGCTGTCCCAGTCGGAGGCggaggagaaggagaggctg AGACAGAAGTCCACATACACTTCCTACCCCAAGGCGGAGCCTGCACCCTCGGCGTCCTCCGCGCCCCCCACGAGCAGCCTGTACTCTTCACCTGTG AACTCATCAGCTCCTCTGGCTGAGGATATCGACCCTGAG CTTGCACGGTACCTCAACCGGAACTATTGGGAGAAGAAGCAGGAGGAGGCTCGCAAGAGCCCCACGCCGTCTGCACCTGTGCCCCTCACGGAGCCGGCCGCCCAGCCCGGGGAGGGACATGCAGCCCCCACCAATGTAGTGGAG aACCCCCTCCAGGAGACAGACATGCAGCCCATTCCTCCCTCTGGTGGCCCCTTTAGTGAG CCACAGTTCCACAACGGCGAGTCCGAGGAGAGCCATGAGCAGTTCCTGAAGGCGCTGCAGAATGCCGTCACCACCTTCGTGAACCGCATGAAGAGCAACCACATGCGCGGGCGCAGCATCACCAACGACTCGGCCGTGCTGTCACTCTTCCAGTCCATCAACGGCATGCACCCACAGCTGTTGGAGCTGCTCAACCAGCTGGACGAGCGCAGGC TGTACTATGAGGGGCTGCAAGACAAGCTGGCCCAGATCCGCGATGCCCGGGGGGCGCTGAGTGCCCTGCGTGAAGAGCACCGGGAGAAGCTTCGACGGGCAGCCGAGGAGGCAGAGCGCCAGCGTCAGATCCAGCTGGCCCAGAAGCTGGAGATCATGCGTCAGAAaaagcag GAATACCTGGAGGTGCAGAGGCAGCTGGCCATCCAGCGCCTGCAGGAGCAGGAGAAGGAGCGGCAGCTGCGGCTGGAGCAGCAGAAGCAGACAGTCCAGATGCGTGCGCAGATGCCTGCCTTCCCCCTGCCCTACGCCCAG CTCCAGGCCATGCCTGCAGCTGGAGGCGTGCTCTATCAGCCCTCGGGACCTGCCAGCTTCCCCAACACCTTCAGCCCCGCAGGCTCAGTGGAGGGTTCCCCCATGCATGGCGTGTACATGAGCCAGCCAGCCCCTGCTGCCAGCCCCTACCCCAGCATGCCCGGCACTGCAGCAG ATCCCAGCATGGTGAGCGCCTACATGTACCCAGCAGGGGCCACTGGGGCGCAGGCGGCCCCCCAGGCCCAAGCTGGGCCTACCGCCAGCCCTGCCTACTCATCCTATCAGCCCACTCCTACAGTGGGCTACCAG GCCCCGCAGAGCCTCCCGGCCATCTCTCAGCCTCCGCAGTCCAGCACTATGGGCTACATGGGGAGCCAGTCAGTCTCCATGGGCTACCAGCCTTACAACATGCAG AATCTCATGACCACCCTCCCGAGCCAGGACACATCCCTGCCACCCCAGCAGCCCTACATTGCAGGGCAGCAGCCCATATACCCACAG ATGGCGCCCTCCGGCGGTCCCCCCCAGCAGCAGCCCCCCGTGGCCCCGCAGCCACTGGCACAGGGGCCTCCAGCACAGGGCAGTGAGGCCCAGCTCATCTCATTCGACTGA
- the HGS gene encoding hepatocyte growth factor-regulated tyrosine kinase substrate isoform X5, protein MESVVKNCGQTVHDEVANKQTMEELKDLLKRQVEVSVRNKILYLIQAWAHAFRNEPKYKVVQDTYQIMKVEGHVFPEFKESDAMFAAERAPDWVDAEECHRCRVQFGVMTRKHHCRACGQIFCGKCSSKYSTIPKFGIEKEVRVCEPCYEQLNKKAEGKATSTTELPPEYLTSPLSQQSQLPPKRDETALQEEEELQLALALSQSEAEEKERLRQKSTYTSYPKAEPAPSASSAPPTSSLYSSPVNSSAPLAEDIDPELARYLNRNYWEKKQEEARKSPTPSAPVPLTEPAAQPGEGHAAPTNVVENPLQETDMQPIPPSGGPFSEPQFHNGESEESHEQFLKALQNAVTTFVNRMKSNHMRGRSITNDSAVLSLFQSINGMHPQLLELLNQLDERRLYYEGLQDKLAQIRDARGALSALREEHREKLRRAAEEAERQRQIQLAQKLEIMRQKKQEYLEVQRQLAIQRLQEQEKERQLRLEQQKQTVQMRAQMPAFPLPYAQLQAMPAAGGVLYQPSGPASFPNTFSPAGSVEGSPMHGVYMSQPAPAASPYPSMPGTAADPSMVSAYMYPAGATGAQAAPQAQAGPTASPAYSSYQPTPTVGYQNVASQAPQSLPAISQPPQSSTMGYMGSQSVSMGYQPYNMQNLMTTLPSQDTSLPPQQPYIAGQQPIYPQMAPSGGPPQQQPPVAPQPLAQGPPAQGSEAQLISFD, encoded by the exons ATGGAGTCTGTGGTGAAGAACTGCGGCCAGACCGTTCATGATGAGGTGGCCAACAAGCAGACCATGGAGGAGCTGAAGGATCTGCTGAAG AGACAAGTGGAGGTGAGCGTCCGTAACAAGATCTTGTACCTGATCCAGGCGTGGGCTCATGCCTTCCGCAATGAGCCCAAGTACAAGGTGGTCCAGGACACCTACCAGATCATGAAGGTGGAGG GACACGTCTTTCCAGAATTCAAAGAGAGCGATGCCATGTTTGCTGCCGAGAGA GCCCCGGACTGGGTGGACGCTGAGGAATGTCACCGGTGCAGGGTGCAGTTTGGGGTGATGACCCGAAAG CACCATTGCCGAGCATGTGGGCAGATCTTCTGTGGGAAGTGTTCCTCCAAGTACTCCACCATCCCCAAGTTCGGCATCGAGAAGGAGGTGCGCGTTTGCGAGCCCTGCTATGAGCAGCTGAACAA GAAAGCAGAAGGAAAGGCCACCTCAACCACCGAGCTGCCCCCCGAGTACCTGACCAGCCCCCTGTCTcagcagtcccag CTGCCGCCCAAGAGGGATGAGACGGccctgcaggaggaggaggagctgcagCTGGCCCTGGCGCTGTCCCAGTCGGAGGCggaggagaaggagaggctg AGACAGAAGTCCACATACACTTCCTACCCCAAGGCGGAGCCTGCACCCTCGGCGTCCTCCGCGCCCCCCACGAGCAGCCTGTACTCTTCACCTGTG AACTCATCAGCTCCTCTGGCTGAGGATATCGACCCTGAG CTTGCACGGTACCTCAACCGGAACTATTGGGAGAAGAAGCAGGAGGAGGCTCGCAAGAGCCCCACGCCGTCTGCACCTGTGCCCCTCACGGAGCCGGCCGCCCAGCCCGGGGAGGGACATGCAGCCCCCACCAATGTAGTGGAG aACCCCCTCCAGGAGACAGACATGCAGCCCATTCCTCCCTCTGGTGGCCCCTTTAGTGAG CCACAGTTCCACAACGGCGAGTCCGAGGAGAGCCATGAGCAGTTCCTGAAGGCGCTGCAGAATGCCGTCACCACCTTCGTGAACCGCATGAAGAGCAACCACATGCGCGGGCGCAGCATCACCAACGACTCGGCCGTGCTGTCACTCTTCCAGTCCATCAACGGCATGCACCCACAGCTGTTGGAGCTGCTCAACCAGCTGGACGAGCGCAGGC TGTACTATGAGGGGCTGCAAGACAAGCTGGCCCAGATCCGCGATGCCCGGGGGGCGCTGAGTGCCCTGCGTGAAGAGCACCGGGAGAAGCTTCGACGGGCAGCCGAGGAGGCAGAGCGCCAGCGTCAGATCCAGCTGGCCCAGAAGCTGGAGATCATGCGTCAGAAaaagcag GAATACCTGGAGGTGCAGAGGCAGCTGGCCATCCAGCGCCTGCAGGAGCAGGAGAAGGAGCGGCAGCTGCGGCTGGAGCAGCAGAAGCAGACAGTCCAGATGCGTGCGCAGATGCCTGCCTTCCCCCTGCCCTACGCCCAG CTCCAGGCCATGCCTGCAGCTGGAGGCGTGCTCTATCAGCCCTCGGGACCTGCCAGCTTCCCCAACACCTTCAGCCCCGCAGGCTCAGTGGAGGGTTCCCCCATGCATGGCGTGTACATGAGCCAGCCAGCCCCTGCTGCCAGCCCCTACCCCAGCATGCCCGGCACTGCAGCAG ATCCCAGCATGGTGAGCGCCTACATGTACCCAGCAGGGGCCACTGGGGCGCAGGCGGCCCCCCAGGCCCAAGCTGGGCCTACCGCCAGCCCTGCCTACTCATCCTATCAGCCCACTCCTACAGTGGGCTACCAG AACGTGGCCTCCCAGGCCCCGCAGAGCCTCCCGGCCATCTCTCAGCCTCCGCAGTCCAGCACTATGGGCTACATGGGGAGCCAGTCAGTCTCCATGGGCTACCAGCCTTACAACATGCAG AATCTCATGACCACCCTCCCGAGCCAGGACACATCCCTGCCACCCCAGCAGCCCTACATTGCAGGGCAGCAGCCCATATACCCACAG ATGGCGCCCTCCGGCGGTCCCCCCCAGCAGCAGCCCCCCGTGGCCCCGCAGCCACTGGCACAGGGGCCTCCAGCACAGGGCAGTGAGGCCCAGCTCATCTCATTCGACTGA
- the HGS gene encoding hepatocyte growth factor-regulated tyrosine kinase substrate isoform X7: MESVVKNCGQTVHDEVANKQTMEELKDLLKRQVEVSVRNKILYLIQAWAHAFRNEPKYKVVQDTYQIMKVEGHVFPEFKESDAMFAAERAPDWVDAEECHRCRVQFGVMTRKHHCRACGQIFCGKCSSKYSTIPKFGIEKEVRVCEPCYEQLNKTPLTFHTHPQLPPKRDETALQEEEELQLALALSQSEAEEKERLRQKSTYTSYPKAEPAPSASSAPPTSSLYSSPVNSSAPLAEDIDPELARYLNRNYWEKKQEEARKSPTPSAPVPLTEPAAQPGEGHAAPTNVVENPLQETDMQPIPPSGGPFSEPQFHNGESEESHEQFLKALQNAVTTFVNRMKSNHMRGRSITNDSAVLSLFQSINGMHPQLLELLNQLDERRLYYEGLQDKLAQIRDARGALSALREEHREKLRRAAEEAERQRQIQLAQKLEIMRQKKQEYLEVQRQLAIQRLQEQEKERQLRLEQQKQTVQMRAQMPAFPLPYAQLQAMPAAGGVLYQPSGPASFPNTFSPAGSVEGSPMHGVYMSQPAPAASPYPSMPGTAADPSMVSAYMYPAGATGAQAAPQAQAGPTASPAYSSYQPTPTVGYQNVASQAPQSLPAISQPPQSSTMGYMGSQSVSMGYQPYNMQNLMTTLPSQDTSLPPQQPYIAGQQPIYPQMAPSGGPPQQQPPVAPQPLAQGPPAQGSEAQLISFD, from the exons ATGGAGTCTGTGGTGAAGAACTGCGGCCAGACCGTTCATGATGAGGTGGCCAACAAGCAGACCATGGAGGAGCTGAAGGATCTGCTGAAG AGACAAGTGGAGGTGAGCGTCCGTAACAAGATCTTGTACCTGATCCAGGCGTGGGCTCATGCCTTCCGCAATGAGCCCAAGTACAAGGTGGTCCAGGACACCTACCAGATCATGAAGGTGGAGG GACACGTCTTTCCAGAATTCAAAGAGAGCGATGCCATGTTTGCTGCCGAGAGA GCCCCGGACTGGGTGGACGCTGAGGAATGTCACCGGTGCAGGGTGCAGTTTGGGGTGATGACCCGAAAG CACCATTGCCGAGCATGTGGGCAGATCTTCTGTGGGAAGTGTTCCTCCAAGTACTCCACCATCCCCAAGTTCGGCATCGAGAAGGAGGTGCGCGTTTGCGAGCCCTGCTATGAGCAGCTGAACAA GACCCCCCTCACCTTTCACACTCATCCTCAGCTGCCGCCCAAGAGGGATGAGACGGccctgcaggaggaggaggagctgcagCTGGCCCTGGCGCTGTCCCAGTCGGAGGCggaggagaaggagaggctg AGACAGAAGTCCACATACACTTCCTACCCCAAGGCGGAGCCTGCACCCTCGGCGTCCTCCGCGCCCCCCACGAGCAGCCTGTACTCTTCACCTGTG AACTCATCAGCTCCTCTGGCTGAGGATATCGACCCTGAG CTTGCACGGTACCTCAACCGGAACTATTGGGAGAAGAAGCAGGAGGAGGCTCGCAAGAGCCCCACGCCGTCTGCACCTGTGCCCCTCACGGAGCCGGCCGCCCAGCCCGGGGAGGGACATGCAGCCCCCACCAATGTAGTGGAG aACCCCCTCCAGGAGACAGACATGCAGCCCATTCCTCCCTCTGGTGGCCCCTTTAGTGAG CCACAGTTCCACAACGGCGAGTCCGAGGAGAGCCATGAGCAGTTCCTGAAGGCGCTGCAGAATGCCGTCACCACCTTCGTGAACCGCATGAAGAGCAACCACATGCGCGGGCGCAGCATCACCAACGACTCGGCCGTGCTGTCACTCTTCCAGTCCATCAACGGCATGCACCCACAGCTGTTGGAGCTGCTCAACCAGCTGGACGAGCGCAGGC TGTACTATGAGGGGCTGCAAGACAAGCTGGCCCAGATCCGCGATGCCCGGGGGGCGCTGAGTGCCCTGCGTGAAGAGCACCGGGAGAAGCTTCGACGGGCAGCCGAGGAGGCAGAGCGCCAGCGTCAGATCCAGCTGGCCCAGAAGCTGGAGATCATGCGTCAGAAaaagcag GAATACCTGGAGGTGCAGAGGCAGCTGGCCATCCAGCGCCTGCAGGAGCAGGAGAAGGAGCGGCAGCTGCGGCTGGAGCAGCAGAAGCAGACAGTCCAGATGCGTGCGCAGATGCCTGCCTTCCCCCTGCCCTACGCCCAG CTCCAGGCCATGCCTGCAGCTGGAGGCGTGCTCTATCAGCCCTCGGGACCTGCCAGCTTCCCCAACACCTTCAGCCCCGCAGGCTCAGTGGAGGGTTCCCCCATGCATGGCGTGTACATGAGCCAGCCAGCCCCTGCTGCCAGCCCCTACCCCAGCATGCCCGGCACTGCAGCAG ATCCCAGCATGGTGAGCGCCTACATGTACCCAGCAGGGGCCACTGGGGCGCAGGCGGCCCCCCAGGCCCAAGCTGGGCCTACCGCCAGCCCTGCCTACTCATCCTATCAGCCCACTCCTACAGTGGGCTACCAG AACGTGGCCTCCCAGGCCCCGCAGAGCCTCCCGGCCATCTCTCAGCCTCCGCAGTCCAGCACTATGGGCTACATGGGGAGCCAGTCAGTCTCCATGGGCTACCAGCCTTACAACATGCAG AATCTCATGACCACCCTCCCGAGCCAGGACACATCCCTGCCACCCCAGCAGCCCTACATTGCAGGGCAGCAGCCCATATACCCACAG ATGGCGCCCTCCGGCGGTCCCCCCCAGCAGCAGCCCCCCGTGGCCCCGCAGCCACTGGCACAGGGGCCTCCAGCACAGGGCAGTGAGGCCCAGCTCATCTCATTCGACTGA